From Vitis vinifera cultivar Pinot Noir 40024 chromosome 3, ASM3070453v1, the proteins below share one genomic window:
- the LOC100255279 gene encoding myb family transcription factor IPN2 isoform X3, giving the protein MHSHDRPLSAQGDSGLVLTTDPKPRLRWTTELHERFVDAVAQLGGPDKATPKTIMRVMGVKGLTLYHLKSHLQKFRLGKQPHKDFNDQAVKDGEKASALGNQRNATPTPVLMGRNINENMHFNEALRMQMEVRRRLNEQLEVQRHLQMRIDAQGKYMQTILEKACQTLTGKNGDCQSYHGVGNQGYTEVGSMKDFSSSVNFPCLEDLHIYGERPNPYDSSKAPIIWSNDMQLLQEVGTAAACIPSQEDAFKSYLKQHHEEESSGSGEA; this is encoded by the exons ATGCATTCGCACGATAGACCTCTATCTGCTCAAGGGGACTCTGGGCTTGTCCTCACAACAGATCCAAAACCCCGGCTCCGTTGGACCACTGAGCTTCATGAGCGGTTCGTCGATGCCGTTGCCCAGCTTGGAGGACCAGATA AGGCCACGCCAAAGACCATCATGAGAGTTATGGGTGTTAAGGGTCTCACTCTTTACCATCTCAAGAGCCATCTTCAG AAATTCAGACTTGGGAAGCAACCGCATAAGGATTTCAATGATCAAGCAGTTAAGGATGGAGAGAAAG CTTCAGCATTAGGTAATCAAAGAAATGCTACCCCCACGCCTGTCTTAATGGGTCGCAACATAAATGA GAACATGCACTTTAATGAAGCACTTAGGATGCAAATGGAGGTACGAAGGAGATTGAATGAACAATTAGAG GTTCAGAGACACCTCCAAATGAGGATTGATGCTCAAGGAAAGTATATGCAAACTATATTGGAGAAAGCTTGTCAAACACTTACAGGCAAAAACGGAGACTGTCAAAGCTACCATGGTGTTGGTAATCAAGGATACACCGAGGTTGGATCCATGAaagatttttcttcttctgtgaACTTCCCATGTCTAGAAGATTTGCACATATATGGAGAGAGGCCTAACCCATACGATAGCAGTAAAGCCCCGATAATTTGGTCCAATGATATGCAACTGCTACAAGAAGTGGGAACAGCAGCGGCATGTATTCCCTCTCAAGAGGATGCTTTCAAAAG CTACTTAAAGCAGCATCATGAAGAAGAAAGCTCAGGCTCTGGTGAAGCTTGA
- the LOC100255279 gene encoding myb family transcription factor IPN2 isoform X1, whose protein sequence is MHSHDRPLSAQGDSGLVLTTDPKPRLRWTTELHERFVDAVAQLGGPDKATPKTIMRVMGVKGLTLYHLKSHLQKFRLGKQPHKDFNDQAVKDGEKAASALGNQRNATPTPVLMGRNINDRNMHFNEALRMQMEVRRRLNEQLEVQRHLQMRIDAQGKYMQTILEKACQTLTGKNGDCQSYHGVGNQGYTEVGSMKDFSSSVNFPCLEDLHIYGERPNPYDSSKAPIIWSNDMQLLQEVGTAAACIPSQEDAFKSYLKQHHEEESSGSGEA, encoded by the exons ATGCATTCGCACGATAGACCTCTATCTGCTCAAGGGGACTCTGGGCTTGTCCTCACAACAGATCCAAAACCCCGGCTCCGTTGGACCACTGAGCTTCATGAGCGGTTCGTCGATGCCGTTGCCCAGCTTGGAGGACCAGATA AGGCCACGCCAAAGACCATCATGAGAGTTATGGGTGTTAAGGGTCTCACTCTTTACCATCTCAAGAGCCATCTTCAG AAATTCAGACTTGGGAAGCAACCGCATAAGGATTTCAATGATCAAGCAGTTAAGGATGGAGAGAAAG CAGCTTCAGCATTAGGTAATCAAAGAAATGCTACCCCCACGCCTGTCTTAATGGGTCGCAACATAAATGA CAGGAACATGCACTTTAATGAAGCACTTAGGATGCAAATGGAGGTACGAAGGAGATTGAATGAACAATTAGAG GTTCAGAGACACCTCCAAATGAGGATTGATGCTCAAGGAAAGTATATGCAAACTATATTGGAGAAAGCTTGTCAAACACTTACAGGCAAAAACGGAGACTGTCAAAGCTACCATGGTGTTGGTAATCAAGGATACACCGAGGTTGGATCCATGAaagatttttcttcttctgtgaACTTCCCATGTCTAGAAGATTTGCACATATATGGAGAGAGGCCTAACCCATACGATAGCAGTAAAGCCCCGATAATTTGGTCCAATGATATGCAACTGCTACAAGAAGTGGGAACAGCAGCGGCATGTATTCCCTCTCAAGAGGATGCTTTCAAAAG CTACTTAAAGCAGCATCATGAAGAAGAAAGCTCAGGCTCTGGTGAAGCTTGA
- the LOC100255279 gene encoding myb family transcription factor IPN2 isoform X2, translating to MHSHDRPLSAQGDSGLVLTTDPKPRLRWTTELHERFVDAVAQLGGPDKATPKTIMRVMGVKGLTLYHLKSHLQKFRLGKQPHKDFNDQAVKDGEKAASALGNQRNATPTPVLMGRNINENMHFNEALRMQMEVRRRLNEQLEVQRHLQMRIDAQGKYMQTILEKACQTLTGKNGDCQSYHGVGNQGYTEVGSMKDFSSSVNFPCLEDLHIYGERPNPYDSSKAPIIWSNDMQLLQEVGTAAACIPSQEDAFKSYLKQHHEEESSGSGEA from the exons ATGCATTCGCACGATAGACCTCTATCTGCTCAAGGGGACTCTGGGCTTGTCCTCACAACAGATCCAAAACCCCGGCTCCGTTGGACCACTGAGCTTCATGAGCGGTTCGTCGATGCCGTTGCCCAGCTTGGAGGACCAGATA AGGCCACGCCAAAGACCATCATGAGAGTTATGGGTGTTAAGGGTCTCACTCTTTACCATCTCAAGAGCCATCTTCAG AAATTCAGACTTGGGAAGCAACCGCATAAGGATTTCAATGATCAAGCAGTTAAGGATGGAGAGAAAG CAGCTTCAGCATTAGGTAATCAAAGAAATGCTACCCCCACGCCTGTCTTAATGGGTCGCAACATAAATGA GAACATGCACTTTAATGAAGCACTTAGGATGCAAATGGAGGTACGAAGGAGATTGAATGAACAATTAGAG GTTCAGAGACACCTCCAAATGAGGATTGATGCTCAAGGAAAGTATATGCAAACTATATTGGAGAAAGCTTGTCAAACACTTACAGGCAAAAACGGAGACTGTCAAAGCTACCATGGTGTTGGTAATCAAGGATACACCGAGGTTGGATCCATGAaagatttttcttcttctgtgaACTTCCCATGTCTAGAAGATTTGCACATATATGGAGAGAGGCCTAACCCATACGATAGCAGTAAAGCCCCGATAATTTGGTCCAATGATATGCAACTGCTACAAGAAGTGGGAACAGCAGCGGCATGTATTCCCTCTCAAGAGGATGCTTTCAAAAG CTACTTAAAGCAGCATCATGAAGAAGAAAGCTCAGGCTCTGGTGAAGCTTGA